GGGCGACACTGTCGAGTTCGAGGTGACGCGCGGCCCAAAGGGTCTTCAGGCGGCCAACGTCCGGAAGGTCTAGCCCCTGCAGTTCCCACCCGGGCCCGCCAACGGGCCCGGGTGCTCACCACGTAAGGTTCCCCACCCGCCGATCAACCGTCTTGACAGAGTTTTTTTCACCGTTGTAAAGTTTCCCGAGTTCCCGAGTCATGGTGGGCAGGATCGGGCCAGTGGCAGCAGGAGTCGCTCAGGTCTGAGGAGCACGACGTCGCGCGGACCCAGGTCCCGCGGCGTTTTTTGTTGTCCCCGAGTCATCGGGACGCCCCGGCCATGGGGGCCGGGATCACCGGAGCGACCAGGCCCGCTCCACAAAAAAGGAAAGGGAGTATGGCACAAGGCACGGTGAAGTGGTTCAACGACGCGAAGGGTTACGGCTTCATCCAGGTCGAGGGCGGCGAGGACGTCTTCGTCCACTACAGCGCCATCCAGGCTCAAGGTTTCAAGAGCCTGAGTGAGGGCGACAAGGTGGAGTTCGAGGTGACCAAGGGACCCAAGGGGCTGCAAGCGTCCAACGTCCGCAAGGTCTGACGTCGCGGACCACTTCGCCGGCCCGCCGGGCTTCCCCGGCGGGCCTTTTTTGAAAAGAAAACCCCGACGAGGGCTGCGACGCGTTCTGCCATCGAGACTGCGCGTCGCCCCGCTGGTGGGGCGGGATCGTCGGGGTCGGTGGTGCCTGGTCTCCCAGGCGCTCCACCTAGAGCTAGCGTGGAACCTGCCTAGGAGGCATCCACCTCACAGATCACCGCAGGGGTACACATCGGCTGGATCACCTCCTATCTCGGCAAGGGCGCCACGCGGGCCCAGTCCCACTGACCTCGAACCGGATGCCGACTCCCGGCCCCAGGCTCGACCACGTCAGCCGCCGGCGGTATTGTCGGCGGGGACGCTTGAGGAGCGCTGTTGACGCTCCGATCGATTTGCCCTCAATCCTACCGCAGCCCGCGGGCGAGCCAAAGAAAAAGTCGGGCGCGCCTCACTTGATGATGATGCGGTCGCGGTTGCGTTCCCAGAGCGCGGCACCGATGCCCTCGACCTTCCGCAACTCCTCCGGCTTCTTGAACGGGCCGTGGGCTTGCCGGTACTCGACGATCTTCTCGGCGACCTTGCGCCCGACGCCGCTGAGCGTC
The nucleotide sequence above comes from Candidatus Methylomirabilota bacterium. Encoded proteins:
- a CDS encoding cold-shock protein; amino-acid sequence: MAQGTVKWFNDAKGYGFIQVEGGEDVFVHYSAIQAQGFKSLSEGDKVEFEVTKGPKGLQASNVRKV